In Aequorivita sp. H23M31, a single window of DNA contains:
- the ligD gene encoding DNA ligase D, whose product MALDKYKKKRDPKITPEPFGGKSEKDVLRFVVQKHAASHLHYDFRLEMEGVLKSWAVPKGPSTDPQVKRLAMMVEDHPYDYRNFEGIIPQGEYGGGTVIVWDEGTYEPADFDGKTKEEKDKHLLKELESGKLKFILKGKKLKGEYALVKVHGRGENGWLLMKLKDKYALEEDITKKDKSVISKKTIDQVAETSTNILGQSKKKESKASTKKDKIPKEDSKNKDNEAKEDSTKEIDTILKKAKKAKFPKSIKPMLATLVDEPFDDPDWSNEVKWDGYRSVAYIHNGDVNLSSRNNKSFSEKYYPITAALEKWNKDAVLDGEIVVIGKDGKADFSALQNWRSEADGNLVYYVFDLLWFDGKNIMDLPLNERQEVLKAILPTDDDHIHNSEAFITNGIEFFETAKEMKLEGIMAKRKNSRYSPGNRSKDWLKVKANLRQEVVIGGYTKNEDSPKPFSSLLLGVYEKAKLQYVGKVGTGFTVKKQKEMMEIFKPLVTSKSPFTTEPDVNQASRFRPDPPKAKATWLTPSLVCEVSFAEITKDGIFRHPSFKGLRTDKKAKDVVRETASDTEAVVAEEKDDKPKKQKKIIKIPKAKKRQTLLNPTEETQVKKINGHDLKFTNLSKVYWPEEGYTKRDMFNYYYQIAEYILPYLKDRPLSLYRFPNGIHGKSFYQKDVKGKAPDWAITYPYTTSDGEDKEFLVGEKEDTLLWAASLGCIEMNPWFSTIHTPDNPDYCVIDLDPAEKTSFDQVIEAAQEVKKVLDEMKVPGYAKTSGSTGIHIYIPLDGNYTYDESQMFAKLIASIVQQRLPKFTSIERYTKNRDGKMYIDYLQNRPGATIAAPYSLRPKVGATVSMPLHWEEIKKGLKMKDFDIKNSVARVREKGDIFRPILKKGINMEDALKNASKIS is encoded by the coding sequence ATGGCTTTAGATAAATACAAAAAAAAGAGAGATCCGAAGATAACCCCAGAACCGTTCGGCGGGAAGAGTGAGAAGGATGTATTGCGTTTTGTAGTTCAAAAACACGCCGCTTCGCATTTACATTATGACTTCCGATTGGAAATGGAAGGGGTGCTAAAAAGCTGGGCAGTGCCGAAAGGGCCATCTACCGATCCGCAAGTAAAGCGCCTTGCCATGATGGTGGAGGACCATCCCTATGACTACCGCAACTTTGAAGGTATAATTCCGCAGGGAGAATACGGCGGGGGAACGGTGATAGTATGGGACGAAGGCACCTACGAGCCCGCGGATTTTGACGGGAAGACCAAGGAGGAAAAAGACAAGCATCTTCTTAAAGAGCTGGAAAGCGGGAAGCTGAAGTTTATACTTAAAGGCAAAAAGCTTAAAGGGGAATACGCCCTTGTAAAAGTCCACGGACGGGGAGAAAATGGTTGGCTCCTGATGAAACTGAAGGATAAATATGCTTTGGAAGAAGATATCACCAAAAAAGACAAATCCGTAATCTCCAAAAAAACCATCGACCAGGTTGCGGAAACGAGTACCAATATTCTAGGGCAATCCAAGAAAAAGGAATCTAAAGCTTCCACTAAAAAAGATAAAATCCCCAAAGAAGATTCAAAAAATAAAGATAATGAGGCAAAAGAGGACTCAACAAAGGAAATTGACACTATTCTAAAAAAAGCCAAGAAGGCCAAATTTCCAAAATCCATCAAGCCTATGCTGGCCACCTTGGTAGATGAACCTTTTGACGATCCTGATTGGAGTAATGAAGTTAAATGGGATGGATACCGCTCGGTGGCTTATATTCATAATGGGGATGTAAATCTATCTTCAAGAAATAATAAATCCTTTTCGGAAAAATATTACCCTATCACCGCTGCCCTGGAAAAATGGAACAAGGATGCGGTCCTAGATGGTGAAATAGTGGTTATAGGCAAAGATGGCAAGGCGGACTTTAGTGCCTTACAGAATTGGCGAAGCGAAGCCGATGGCAATTTGGTGTATTATGTTTTTGACCTGTTATGGTTCGATGGCAAAAACATTATGGATCTTCCCTTGAACGAGCGACAGGAAGTTTTAAAAGCTATTTTACCTACCGATGATGACCATATCCATAACAGCGAAGCCTTTATTACCAATGGTATAGAATTTTTTGAAACTGCTAAGGAAATGAAGCTGGAAGGCATTATGGCCAAAAGAAAAAACAGTAGGTATTCCCCAGGCAATCGGTCCAAGGATTGGTTAAAAGTAAAAGCGAATCTAAGGCAAGAAGTAGTAATAGGAGGATATACCAAAAATGAAGATTCGCCTAAACCTTTTAGCTCGCTCCTTTTGGGAGTTTACGAAAAGGCAAAACTGCAATATGTGGGTAAAGTAGGCACGGGATTTACGGTGAAAAAGCAAAAAGAGATGATGGAGATTTTTAAGCCTTTGGTTACTTCCAAAAGTCCGTTTACCACCGAACCCGATGTAAATCAGGCTTCCCGATTTAGACCGGACCCACCTAAGGCAAAAGCCACCTGGCTTACCCCCTCTTTGGTATGTGAGGTAAGTTTTGCCGAAATCACCAAAGACGGTATTTTCCGACATCCATCCTTTAAGGGATTGCGTACAGACAAAAAGGCCAAGGATGTTGTTCGGGAAACGGCATCGGATACTGAAGCTGTTGTAGCCGAGGAAAAGGACGACAAGCCAAAGAAGCAGAAAAAAATAATCAAAATTCCCAAAGCCAAAAAACGGCAGACCTTACTCAATCCCACCGAGGAGACCCAGGTCAAGAAAATAAACGGGCACGATTTAAAATTTACCAACCTCAGTAAGGTTTATTGGCCAGAAGAAGGATATACAAAGCGGGACATGTTCAACTATTATTATCAGATAGCCGAATATATTCTCCCTTATTTAAAAGACCGGCCTTTGTCCCTTTATCGTTTTCCGAATGGCATCCATGGAAAAAGTTTCTATCAAAAAGATGTAAAAGGAAAGGCGCCGGATTGGGCCATTACGTATCCATATACTACCAGTGATGGAGAGGACAAGGAATTTCTTGTAGGCGAAAAGGAGGATACCTTATTATGGGCTGCGTCCTTGGGCTGTATTGAAATGAATCCGTGGTTTAGCACCATTCACACTCCTGACAATCCCGATTATTGTGTAATCGATCTTGATCCCGCTGAAAAAACTTCCTTTGATCAAGTAATTGAAGCCGCGCAGGAAGTGAAAAAAGTACTGGATGAGATGAAAGTTCCCGGCTATGCGAAAACATCTGGTTCCACGGGAATTCATATTTATATTCCACTGGATGGAAACTATACGTATGATGAATCCCAAATGTTCGCAAAATTAATTGCCAGCATCGTGCAACAAAGACTGCCAAAATTCACCAGCATTGAACGATATACCAAGAACCGCGACGGAAAAATGTATATTGATTATCTCCAAAACCGCCCTGGGGCAACCATTGCTGCCCCATACTCATTACGGCCAAAAGTAGGTGCAACAGTCTCTATGCCACTGCATTGGGAAGAAATCAAAAAAGGACTCAAAATGAAAGATTTTGATATAAAAAATTCCGTGGCACGAGTAAGGGAAAAGGGAGATATATTCCGCCCCATCTTAAAAAAAGGAATCAATATGGAAGATGCACTGAAAAACGCATCAAAGATTTCATAG
- a CDS encoding helix-turn-helix domain-containing protein: protein MQTILSHSIPLKLVLQDLAKEFGVTVNKECNEYSISIPANYGTGKITGIDFEDGLGLIFYDCTFLEDLQIRFIVDKIHPLKFIFCEQGKISHQFENQTSWHSLDVLDNIIVASDHKNGHILRFKSGVRTVVNSLEINREEFLSHRECSLEGIGKNMGDILKDTNASYPFYHTSLYSVKIADLFIEIDEFDEDAFLRSLFLESMSLKILINQILQYQDDLELPENKTVLRTSEMKLIKEAANKIDENILDFSSVHTLSQEVGMNINKLQNGFKAIFNTTVNNYVQNQRLDLANQLLRNSELSISEIVYRVGLSSKSYFSKIYKNKYGCSPSDIRKRQNRSS, encoded by the coding sequence ATGCAAACCATCCTGTCCCATTCCATTCCCTTAAAATTGGTTCTCCAAGATTTAGCCAAGGAATTTGGTGTTACCGTTAATAAGGAATGCAATGAATATAGCATTTCAATTCCTGCTAATTATGGAACAGGAAAGATAACGGGGATTGATTTTGAAGATGGTCTGGGTTTAATATTTTATGACTGTACTTTTCTAGAGGATCTTCAGATAAGATTTATTGTAGATAAAATTCACCCTTTAAAATTCATATTCTGCGAACAGGGAAAAATTTCACACCAGTTTGAGAATCAGACTTCTTGGCACAGTTTAGATGTCCTTGATAATATCATTGTGGCCAGTGACCATAAAAACGGACATATTTTAAGGTTCAAGAGTGGCGTAAGGACCGTGGTCAACAGTTTGGAAATAAACAGGGAAGAATTTCTCAGTCACAGAGAATGCTCTCTAGAGGGAATTGGAAAAAATATGGGAGACATTTTGAAAGATACCAATGCCTCCTACCCATTTTATCACACGAGTCTATATAGTGTAAAAATAGCAGATCTATTTATTGAAATAGACGAATTTGATGAAGATGCATTTCTAAGGTCTTTATTTCTTGAAAGTATGTCACTCAAGATCCTGATCAATCAAATATTACAGTACCAGGATGATTTAGAATTACCAGAAAATAAAACGGTATTGCGAACCTCCGAAATGAAACTTATAAAAGAAGCCGCCAATAAAATAGATGAAAATATTCTTGATTTTTCATCTGTCCATACTCTGTCACAAGAAGTAGGGATGAATATTAATAAGCTTCAGAATGGCTTTAAAGCAATTTTTAATACCACTGTAAACAATTATGTGCAGAACCAGAGACTGGATTTGGCCAACCAGCTCCTTCGAAATAGCGAATTGTCTATTTCAGAAATTGTTTATCGGGTAGGTCTTTCCAGCAAAAGTTATTTTTCCAAAATCTATAAAAATAAATATGGCTGCTCTCCATCTGATATTCGTAAGAGGCAAAATAGGAGTTCCTAG
- a CDS encoding acyl-CoA dehydrogenase family protein, which yields MNLFKNIGDDPQKFPLESKLLLKELDLMKILLPVFSKNESIDVNNPQNLLNILFELGKGNLSIGRIIEGHINALLLINAYGTENQKKKYFEKAQEKALFGVWNTEASSENVRIRKKDENFFLEGAKNFCSGGTNLSMAIVTAERSKKPQMILMDISEETPLEADWSLWNPIGMRASVSCKIDFSGIKISADQFLGNPGDYFKEPHFSWGGVRFSAVQLGGAKTIFDRTLQHLKKQKRNSDPYQKQRLGKMAILMESAEQWIYHAIVFESQLEEASIKNKVNFANMMRYATLDICEEIISLAEKAVGVQASMKNHPLEQPIRDLRVYLKQAGPDAALASVGDFVTREKK from the coding sequence ATGAATCTATTCAAAAATATTGGCGATGATCCGCAAAAGTTTCCTTTGGAAAGTAAGCTTCTCCTAAAAGAATTGGATTTAATGAAAATATTACTTCCAGTTTTTTCAAAAAATGAAAGCATTGATGTGAACAATCCTCAAAATCTTTTAAATATACTGTTCGAATTGGGAAAAGGTAACCTATCTATAGGAAGGATAATCGAGGGGCATATTAATGCACTTTTACTTATTAATGCTTACGGGACCGAAAATCAGAAAAAGAAATATTTTGAAAAGGCGCAGGAGAAAGCACTCTTTGGAGTATGGAATACCGAAGCGTCAAGTGAGAATGTTAGAATAAGAAAAAAAGATGAAAACTTCTTCCTCGAGGGTGCGAAAAACTTTTGCTCGGGCGGAACAAACCTGTCCATGGCAATCGTTACTGCGGAAAGATCCAAAAAACCTCAAATGATTTTAATGGATATTTCGGAAGAGACCCCACTAGAGGCTGATTGGTCTTTATGGAACCCAATTGGAATGCGGGCATCAGTGAGCTGTAAAATAGATTTTTCCGGAATCAAGATTTCGGCGGATCAATTCTTGGGAAATCCTGGCGATTATTTTAAAGAACCCCATTTTTCATGGGGTGGAGTCCGGTTTTCTGCAGTTCAACTTGGAGGTGCAAAAACTATTTTCGATAGAACCTTGCAACACCTCAAAAAGCAAAAACGAAATTCCGATCCCTACCAAAAACAACGGTTGGGAAAAATGGCCATTCTAATGGAAAGCGCCGAACAGTGGATATACCACGCAATCGTATTCGAAAGCCAACTGGAAGAAGCTTCGATTAAAAACAAAGTAAATTTTGCAAATATGATGCGCTACGCCACTTTGGATATTTGTGAGGAGATTATTTCCCTTGCAGAAAAAGCCGTAGGCGTTCAAGCTAGCATGAAAAACCACCCTTTAGAGCAACCTATCCGCGATTTGAGAGTTTATTTAAAACAGGCAGGGCCCGATGCCGCTCTGGCCAGTGTTGGAGACTTTGTTACACGAGAAAAGAAATAG